A section of the Numida meleagris isolate 19003 breed g44 Domestic line chromosome 16, NumMel1.0, whole genome shotgun sequence genome encodes:
- the CRAT gene encoding LOW QUALITY PROTEIN: carnitine O-acetyltransferase (The sequence of the model RefSeq protein was modified relative to this genomic sequence to represent the inferred CDS: deleted 2 bases in 1 codon) has protein sequence MAEQASPRSKMAVGRPRPLSAERGGGARCRRCPCGGRRRPGAEPCWAAWRGRRPLSGGRGNQDRPRESFMIISVLPAMDSKQKQAEKARPYGLLKPTALGKIPGRFLLHQEALPHLPVPPLQQTLDRYLLTLQPIISEEELNHTQELVAEFRKPGGVGERLQKGLERRAKKTENWLSDWWLKTAYLEYRLPVVVHSSPGVVLPKQDFQDRQGQLRFAAKLIEGILDFKTMIDNETLPVEYMGGKPLCMNQYYQILSSCRIPGPKRDSIVNYAKGKKQSRHITVVHNFQFFELDVYNSDGSPLTTDQLFIQLEKIWNTSLQTNKEPIGILTTNHRNSWAKAYNNLLKDKTNKESVRTIEKSICTVCLDAPMPRVSEDIYKSRVAAQMLHGGGSRWNSGNRWFDKTLQFIIAEDGSCGLVYEHAPSEGPPIVALLDHIVEYTKKPELIRSPMIPLPMPKKLRFNITPEIKNDIEKAKQNLNIMVEDLDIKVMVFHQFGKAFPKSEKISPDAFIQLALQLAYYRMYGHACPTYESASLRMFRLGRTDTIRSASIESLKFVQSMDSPDKSDQEKTDLLRRATQAHREYTDMAIRGNAIDRHLLGLKLQAIEDLVSMPELFMDTAYAVAMHFNLSTSQVPAKTDCVMCFGPVVPDGYGICYNPMDEHINFAISAFNSCADTNAARMAHYLEKALLDMRSLLQSTPKSKL, from the exons ATGGCGGAGCAGGCTTCGCCCCGCTCCAAGATGGCGGTGGGGCGGCCCCGCCCCCTGTCGGCCGAGCGGGGCGGCGGCGCCCGGTGTCGCCGGTGTCCTTGCGGCGGGCGGCGTCGG CCGGGAGCGGAGCCATGCTGGGCTGCGTGGCGAGGGCGGCG CCCGTTGTCAGGGGGAAGAGGAAACCAAGACAGGCCGAGGGAGAGCTTTATGATCATTTCTGTCCTCCCAGCCATGGATAGCAAGCAGAAGCAAGCAGAGAAG gcCAGGCCCTATGGCCTGCTGAAGCCAACTGCTTTAGGCAAGATCCCAGGCAGATTTCTACTTCATCAAGAAGCATTGCCCCATCTCCCCGTGCCACCACTTCAGCAGACACTGGACCGCTACCTGCTGACTCTGCAGCCCATTATCAGCGAGGAGGAGCTGAACCACACACAGGAGCTGGTGGCTGAGTTCCGTAAGCCAGGAGGTGTTGGGGAGAGACTGCAGAAAGGCCTAGagaggagagcaaagaaaacagagaactgG CTCTCGGACTGGTGGTTGAAGACAGCTTACCTGGAGTATCGCCTGCCAGTTGTGGTTCACTCCAGCCCTGGTGTGGTTTTACCTAAGCAGGATTTTCAGGATCGACAAGGTCAGCTCAG GTTTGCTGCCAAGCTGATCGAGGGCATCCTGGATTTCAAGACCATGATTGACAA TGAGACCCTCCCAGTGGAGTACATGGGTGGGAAGCCCCTCTGCATGAACCAGTACTACCAGATCCTTTCATCCTGCCGCATTCCTGGGCCCAAGCGGGACTCCATTGTCAACTACGCCAAGGGCAAAAAGCAGTCCAGACATATCACAGTGGTTCACAATTTCCAG TTCTTTGAGCTGGATGTGTACAACAGTGACGGTAGCCCCCTTACCACCGACCAGCTCTTTATTCAGCTGGAGAAGatctggaacacctccctccAAACCAACAAAGAACCTATTGGAATCCTCACCACCAACCACCGAAACAGCTGGGCAAAAGCCTACAACAACCTTCTGAAAG aTAAGACAAACAAGGAATCTGTGCGTACAATTGAGAAGAGCATTTGCACTGTCTGCCTTGATGCGCCAATGCCACGGGTGTCTGAGGACATCTACAAGAGTCGCGTGGCCGCTCAGATGCTGCACGGTGGAGGCAGCCGCTGGAACAGTGGGAACCGATGGTTCGACAAAACCCTTCAA TTCATCATTGCTGAAGATGGCTCCTGTGGTCTCGTATATGAGCACGCTCCCTCAGAAGGTCCACCCATCGTTGCTCTTCTGGATCACATCGTGGAATACAC GAAGAAACCTGAGCTGATAAGATCACCAATGATTCCTTTGCCGATGCCCAAGAAGCTGCGGTTTAACATAACTCCAGAAATCAAGAATGACATAGAGAAGGCAAAGCAGAACCTCAACAT CATGGTTGAAGACCTGGATATCAAAGTGATGGTCTTCCATCAATTTGGGAAAGCCTTCCCCAAGTCAGAGAAGATAAGTCCTGATGCTTTTATCCAGCTGGCCTTGCAGCTAGCATATTACAG GATGTACGGCCACGCCTGTCCCACATATGAGAGTGCCTCACTAAGGATGTTCCGTTTGGGCCGCACAGACACCATCCGTTCCGCTTCTATTGAGTCTCTTAAGTTTGTACAGTCCATGGACAGCCCTGACAAATCG GACCAGGAGAAAACAGACTTGCTGAGGAGAGCTACCCAGGCCCACAGAGAATACACAGATATG GCAATAAGGGGGAATGCAATAGACCGCCACCTCTTAGGCTTGAAGCTCCAAGCTATTGAGGACTTGGTGAGCATGCCCGAGCTGTTCATGGACACAGCATACGCTGTTGCAATGCACTTCAATCTCTCAACCAGCCAG GTCCCAGCAAAGACAGACTGTGTGATGTGTTTTGGTCCCGTGGTTCCAGATGGCTACGGAATCTGTTACAACCCTATGGATGAACATATCAACTTTGCCATTTCAGCTTTCAACAGCTGTGCTGACACAAATGCAGCTCGCATGGCACATTATCTTGAGAAAGCACTGCTAGACATGAGGAGCTTGCTCCAATCTACTCCCAAATCCAAACTGTAA